In the genome of Chryseobacterium arthrosphaerae, one region contains:
- a CDS encoding response regulator transcription factor — MEQPMENKEIVFLLADDHSIVRQGMEIVISDIVPDAKIYQTSSLQQVVELIESKGIEMAIIDAHFPDGNSLHILPQMKAANPDLKILIFTGLEEDLHVLKFIKAGANGYLSKLSEEEEIKEALTTFIQKGEYFSELSRNLLVQFVYNPNLISPLSSLTKREMEIAEMYAEGYGNLEIANNLNIKQNTVSTIKKNIFEKLKIENLVELIELIKTHHKI, encoded by the coding sequence ATGGAACAGCCAATGGAAAATAAGGAAATTGTATTTCTTTTAGCAGATGACCACAGTATTGTAAGACAGGGGATGGAGATCGTCATCAGTGATATTGTTCCGGATGCTAAAATCTACCAGACTTCATCTTTACAACAGGTGGTAGAGCTTATAGAATCCAAAGGAATAGAGATGGCTATCATAGATGCCCATTTTCCGGATGGAAACAGCTTACACATTTTGCCACAGATGAAAGCCGCCAATCCTGATCTCAAGATTTTGATCTTTACAGGTCTTGAAGAAGATCTGCACGTTCTAAAATTTATTAAAGCAGGAGCGAACGGATATTTGAGTAAACTGAGTGAAGAGGAAGAAATAAAAGAAGCACTTACAACCTTTATACAAAAAGGAGAGTATTTCTCTGAGCTGTCCAGAAATTTATTGGTGCAGTTTGTCTATAATCCCAATCTGATCAGCCCTCTCAGCAGCCTTACCAAAAGAGAAATGGAAATTGCAGAAATGTATGCAGAAGGCTATGGTAATCTGGAAATTGCAAATAATTTAAACATAAAGCAAAATACTGTAAGTACCATCAAAAAAAATATCTTTGAGAAACTGAAAATTGAAAACCTGGTTGAGTTGATCGAACTCATAAAAACCCATCACAAAATATAG
- a CDS encoding DoxX family protein, producing MNKAIKQWIVSGDDTWSPLILRLTLGIVLFPHAAQKLFGWFEGPGLKGEMDYMTTHVGLSPIVAATAIAIECLGTLFLLLGAWTKITAIAVFSLFVGMIVTDHASHGFFMNWFGKMPAGAEGFEYHLLVLGICLSLMTLGGGKYSIDRSVNR from the coding sequence ATGAACAAAGCAATCAAACAGTGGATTGTATCTGGAGATGATACATGGTCCCCGCTTATTCTAAGGCTCACTTTAGGAATCGTATTATTTCCCCATGCAGCCCAAAAATTATTCGGTTGGTTTGAAGGACCGGGGCTAAAAGGAGAAATGGATTATATGACCACCCATGTGGGACTTTCACCAATCGTTGCTGCTACTGCAATCGCCATCGAATGTCTGGGAACTTTATTTCTGTTACTGGGAGCATGGACAAAAATTACGGCCATAGCTGTTTTTTCTTTATTTGTAGGAATGATTGTTACAGATCATGCTTCCCATGGTTTCTTCATGAACTGGTTCGGAAAGATGCCTGCCGGTGCCGAAGGGTTTGAATATCATCTGCTGGTACTGGGAATCTGTCTTTCGCTTATGACATTGGGAGGCGGAAAATACTCCATTGACCGATCAGTAAACAGGTAA
- a CDS encoding Crp/Fnr family transcriptional regulator yields the protein MAPQYEGIVNHISQYVLLSDQEKELFCSALVYRKFRRKQYLLQEGNICTYDSFVIKGCLRQYEVSENGRENTVQFAFENWWISDWYSMMHAQPSVYNIEAIENTEVLMIEKNRLEQLFIEIPALESYFRQIFLSAFISLQKRILFQQKPAEERYQEFARSYGWFEQRLSQQHIASFLGITRETLSRLKGQQYRDEPSNV from the coding sequence ATGGCTCCTCAATACGAAGGTATAGTAAACCACATCAGCCAGTACGTCCTCCTGTCGGATCAGGAAAAAGAGCTTTTCTGCTCTGCATTGGTTTACCGGAAATTCCGCAGAAAACAGTATCTGTTACAGGAAGGTAACATCTGTACCTATGATTCTTTTGTGATCAAAGGCTGTCTGAGACAATATGAGGTCAGCGAGAACGGCCGGGAAAATACGGTTCAGTTTGCATTTGAAAACTGGTGGATCTCCGACTGGTACAGTATGATGCATGCCCAGCCCTCCGTCTATAATATTGAAGCTATTGAAAATACTGAGGTTTTGATGATTGAAAAAAACAGACTGGAGCAGCTTTTTATAGAAATTCCTGCCTTGGAAAGTTACTTTCGTCAGATCTTCCTGAGCGCTTTCATTTCTCTTCAGAAAAGGATCCTGTTCCAGCAGAAGCCGGCTGAAGAGCGGTATCAGGAATTTGCAAGATCATACGGCTGGTTTGAGCAGCGTCTTTCCCAACAGCACATAGCTTCTTTCCTGGGTATTACCCGTGAAACACTGAGCAGGCTCAAAGGTCAGCAATATAGAGACGAGCCTTCCAACGTGTGA